A part of Halobacillus shinanisalinarum genomic DNA contains:
- a CDS encoding DUF1932 domain-containing protein: protein MAKVWIGVIEMKIGFIGFGEVSYEMSKGFKEAGVKDICAFDPLYEESSVQERASRSNVSLFADPEEVAARELDVLIVAVPAQYAYSAWEQIVDHFKKETVYVDVSTAGASVKNDIHQKLMKENYCLVDAALMGPLPVHQHRVPIIASGDGTDKFIKIMKPYQMDIEKISTRAGDATNIKFIRSIYTKGLSMLLLEVIQLSNKLDLEDTIINSLARTMDEKPFVEIMNRLITGSAIHSERRQVEMENVISFIEENGELPIMAKATKDKLAQLTAYGLKEKFNNETPENWKLVVNKLLSMERGEKNNEIVK, encoded by the coding sequence ATGGCTAAAGTTTGGATAGGAGTTATTGAAATGAAAATAGGGTTTATTGGGTTTGGAGAAGTAAGTTATGAAATGTCGAAAGGTTTTAAGGAAGCCGGAGTAAAAGACATATGTGCTTTTGATCCACTTTATGAAGAAAGTAGTGTGCAAGAAAGAGCAAGTCGATCAAACGTTTCATTATTCGCAGATCCTGAGGAAGTTGCAGCACGAGAATTAGATGTTTTGATTGTCGCTGTTCCTGCCCAGTATGCATATTCAGCGTGGGAACAAATCGTTGACCATTTTAAGAAAGAAACAGTTTATGTTGATGTCTCGACAGCCGGAGCCTCCGTTAAAAACGACATTCACCAGAAATTAATGAAGGAAAATTACTGCCTAGTAGACGCAGCGTTAATGGGTCCCCTCCCTGTGCACCAGCATAGAGTTCCTATTATTGCTAGTGGGGATGGTACAGACAAGTTTATAAAGATCATGAAGCCCTATCAAATGGATATCGAAAAAATAAGCACTAGAGCAGGGGACGCGACAAATATCAAATTCATACGAAGCATTTACACTAAAGGTCTATCTATGCTTCTACTGGAAGTTATTCAATTATCAAATAAATTGGATTTGGAAGATACTATTATTAATTCATTGGCACGGACTATGGATGAAAAACCTTTCGTGGAAATCATGAACCGCCTAATCACGGGGAGCGCTATTCATTCTGAAAGGCGTCAAGTGGAGATGGAAAACGTAATTTCATTTATTGAAGAAAATGGTGAACTGCCGATTATGGCAAAAGCAACCAAAGATAAATTGGCACAACTTACTGCATATGGACTAAAAGAAAAATTCAATAATGAGACGCCTGAGAACTGGAAATTAGTTGTAAACAAACTATTATCTATGGAAAGAGGGGAAAAAAATAATGAGATTGTTAAATAA
- a CDS encoding tripartite tricarboxylate transporter substrate binding protein, with protein MRLLNKTGFLGMMVALLITLSACGNSSSAGGEGDGSNYPEKEIKIVVPFAAGGAATTTARLIAQNMEEHVGQEIVVENREGGGGTAGQQAVASAEPNGYTLLLATNSVITNPIFSKTGYTHEDFAPIGQVVSDASYLYIPEDAPYDDYESFVSYAKENPGEVTIGTSGAQASDTFAAKDLIEAEGLDAQTVPYDGAARAVSSAAGGHDDAAMSSFSETEGQVQEGNLKPVLIFSEDSSEEYPDIPTTADIGYEEITDESWRGLVAPEGTDEEILNYLTDALEKAFNEEDFQKAMENQGMVTRFRNGEELTELMNKQYEQYNGE; from the coding sequence ATGAGATTGTTAAATAAAACAGGGTTTCTTGGGATGATGGTAGCTTTGCTTATTACTTTAAGTGCTTGTGGAAATAGCTCTTCAGCAGGGGGAGAGGGAGATGGCAGTAATTATCCAGAAAAAGAGATTAAAATAGTTGTTCCCTTTGCCGCTGGTGGAGCTGCTACAACTACCGCAAGGCTTATAGCACAGAACATGGAAGAACACGTCGGTCAGGAGATTGTTGTAGAAAACCGAGAAGGCGGAGGCGGTACTGCAGGACAACAAGCAGTTGCTTCAGCAGAACCAAACGGTTATACCTTGTTGTTAGCGACAAACTCTGTGATTACAAACCCTATATTCAGTAAGACTGGGTATACGCACGAGGACTTTGCGCCGATAGGACAGGTAGTCAGTGATGCTTCCTATCTATACATCCCTGAAGATGCTCCATATGACGACTATGAATCTTTCGTGTCTTACGCTAAAGAAAACCCAGGTGAAGTAACGATTGGAACTTCTGGAGCGCAGGCATCTGACACCTTTGCGGCAAAAGACCTGATAGAAGCCGAGGGGTTGGACGCTCAGACTGTTCCGTATGATGGTGCGGCACGAGCCGTTAGTTCTGCTGCAGGTGGTCATGATGATGCAGCAATGAGTAGTTTTTCCGAAACTGAAGGTCAAGTGCAAGAAGGGAATTTGAAGCCTGTACTAATATTCAGTGAAGATAGTTCAGAGGAATACCCAGATATACCTACTACGGCTGATATAGGATATGAAGAGATCACGGACGAATCATGGAGAGGCCTGGTTGCACCTGAGGGTACAGACGAAGAAATTTTAAACTATTTAACGGATGCATTAGAGAAGGCATTTAATGAAGAGGACTTTCAAAAAGCTATGGAGAACCAGGGAATGGTCACTCGTTTTCGAAATGGTGAAGAACTCACAGAACTTATGAATAAACAGTATGAGCAGTACAATGGTGAATAA
- a CDS encoding tripartite tricarboxylate transporter TctB family protein — protein MQKSNYIFAIIMAILALLFYFWGNAFSEEASQWPQFFAITLLLLSILLVVDTFLKPNREKDEDEDEVAKPQIYEKKVFYSALLLIVYLLIMDKLGFLLTTPIFLAALLWAINYRFITKLVTISLGTTIALTIIFQFLLGVPIPQGVLANLF, from the coding sequence ATGCAGAAATCTAATTATATATTTGCGATCATCATGGCAATTCTTGCGCTTCTCTTTTATTTTTGGGGAAATGCGTTTTCAGAGGAGGCTAGCCAGTGGCCACAATTTTTTGCTATTACTTTACTGTTACTTTCTATACTATTGGTTGTCGACACATTTTTGAAACCTAACCGCGAAAAAGATGAAGATGAGGATGAAGTGGCAAAACCGCAAATATATGAAAAGAAAGTCTTTTATTCAGCACTTTTATTAATTGTATATTTGTTGATAATGGATAAATTGGGTTTTTTATTGACCACACCGATTTTCCTGGCTGCTCTACTATGGGCAATCAATTATAGGTTTATTACTAAATTAGTAACAATTTCTCTAGGGACTACAATAGCGCTCACCATTATATTTCAATTTCTATTAGGTGTTCCTATACCGCAAGGCGTTTTGGCAAATCTGTTCTAA
- a CDS encoding tripartite tricarboxylate transporter permease, with the protein MDLWMNAVSDVFTLTNLSVILFGTVFGIIMGCLPGMSSTMSIAIIIPFTFTMDPASGIILLSAIYCASVYGGSISAILLNTPGTPAGAATVLDGYPLSQKGESGRVLGVSAVASGLGGIISAIILSTTAPFLADQALRFGAAEYFAVAIFGISVVSSLGGKNPIKGLIAGVFGILIATVGLDPIVGYPRYTLGEPDLNAGFSLIPVLIGVFSASQSFVLIKNAGKDKDATVSDVSTNSRLTFRETIKLLPNISRSSLIGTFIGIIPGIGGDPAAFVAYNEAMRWSKNPKNFGKGEIGGVAAPEAANNAVTGGALIPLLTLGIPGNTVTAILIGGLLIHGLRPGPMLFEENGDVVYALFISLLVTNILFMVFGLAFTKYFAAVLKVPSIILGPIILMLSIIGAYAIHNSYFDIWIMLIFGFIGYLFRQINVPTTPIVLALILGPIAEESFRQALLQGGGEMSIFVTRPITVVFLILAVISFFTPFVRDFIQSKKLKKV; encoded by the coding sequence ATGGATCTGTGGATGAATGCAGTTTCTGATGTGTTTACATTAACTAACCTTTCCGTCATTCTATTCGGTACAGTGTTCGGAATAATTATGGGATGTTTGCCAGGAATGAGCTCTACTATGTCTATAGCAATCATCATTCCTTTTACTTTTACAATGGATCCAGCGTCTGGAATCATACTCCTTTCTGCGATTTATTGTGCCTCGGTTTATGGAGGTTCTATTTCAGCTATCCTTTTGAATACTCCAGGTACACCGGCCGGAGCAGCCACAGTACTGGATGGTTACCCTTTATCCCAGAAAGGCGAGAGCGGAAGAGTGTTAGGTGTCTCAGCTGTAGCTTCCGGACTGGGGGGTATCATTAGTGCAATAATACTTTCCACTACTGCTCCATTTTTGGCGGATCAAGCTTTACGTTTTGGTGCAGCTGAATATTTTGCTGTCGCCATTTTTGGAATATCAGTTGTATCAAGTTTAGGCGGGAAAAATCCAATAAAAGGATTGATCGCTGGCGTTTTTGGCATTTTAATAGCTACCGTAGGATTAGATCCAATTGTCGGTTACCCAAGGTATACGTTAGGGGAACCAGATCTAAATGCTGGATTTTCGCTGATACCTGTCCTAATAGGGGTGTTTTCTGCTTCACAATCGTTTGTATTGATAAAGAATGCAGGGAAAGACAAAGATGCGACCGTAAGTGATGTTTCGACTAATTCACGTCTGACTTTCAGAGAAACTATCAAACTATTACCAAATATATCTCGTTCTTCTTTAATAGGAACGTTTATAGGTATTATCCCGGGTATAGGTGGAGATCCGGCAGCTTTTGTAGCTTATAACGAAGCAATGCGCTGGTCGAAAAACCCGAAGAATTTTGGAAAAGGGGAAATAGGTGGGGTAGCTGCCCCGGAAGCTGCAAATAACGCAGTAACAGGAGGAGCCCTGATTCCATTACTTACATTAGGTATACCTGGAAATACAGTAACAGCCATTTTGATCGGTGGCCTATTAATCCATGGATTGCGCCCAGGGCCTATGCTTTTTGAAGAAAATGGCGATGTAGTATATGCATTGTTTATAAGTTTACTAGTTACAAATATTTTATTTATGGTGTTTGGTTTAGCGTTTACGAAGTATTTTGCAGCGGTCTTAAAGGTTCCTTCCATAATTTTAGGACCTATCATTTTAATGTTAAGTATCATAGGTGCTTATGCTATTCACAATAGTTATTTTGATATATGGATTATGCTGATATTTGGTTTTATTGGGTATTTGTTCAGGCAGATCAATGTTCCGACAACTCCAATCGTTCTGGCCTTGATCCTAGGACCTATTGCCGAAGAGAGTTTTCGACAAGCACTACTGCAAGGTGGCGGAGAGATGAGTATTTTTGTTACTCGTCCAATTACTGTAGTATTTTTAATTTTGGCTGTCATTTCGTTTTTCACTCCATTTGTGAGAGACTTTATACAATCAAAGAAACTAAAAAAAGTCTAA